GCATTGAGCCTTTGTCTGATTGTGGTTTTCCAGTTGAATTTCTTTCTTGTGAAAATAACATCATCAACTTTGCCACGTTTGCAGTCGGCAATTTTAACAGGCTTAACACGTTTTGTGCCCGTTTTGGTTTCATAGGGTACTGACCATGTTTTACCATCTTTGTATTTGCGGATAGTTTTGCGAATACTGCTTTTATGCTTGTTGGCAATGGTTTTCAAGCAACTATATTCCATGAGATAGCAGAAGTAATCCAAAGTATGGTAGTCCACCGCTAAATTATAGAAGTTACATAATCCTCTTGCTTCGGCATTGTATTGCTCCACAATTTCACAATCCGACATATTGAGAAGTCCTGCACGGTGTATCGGCTGAAATTCTCCGTTTTCACGTTGACGAATGACTCCTTTTGCAAACATGAATTTCTCAATCTTTTCCGTATGAGGAATAGTAAGGGCAACTTTAAGGTGTAAGGAACGGGATTGTCTCCATGTTCCGTTTTTCATTCTGTAACCTTTTACCTCTTGATTTCTTCGGACACAAATATTATATCCTAAAAATCTGACCTTTTCAGAACTGTGGGTAATGAGTGTCTTTTCCTCACTTAAGGTGAGTTTCAACTCCGTGCTTAGAAAATTGGCTATTTCAGCTTTCAATTCCTCACATTCCTGTTTTGTACCACATACCCCGACTAACCAATCGTCCGCATAACGCACAAAAGTAAACTTCTTGTTGTCTGCGGGTTTACAAGGAATATTTCGCAAAGATTCACGTTGCTCCTTATATTGTTTGATTAACTCTTGTCGCTCTATTTCGTCGGTAGTATGGTCTATCCAGTAGGAGAGACGTTTCATTTCCTTATTTACTGCGTGATATTCGGGTGTTTGGTAGGCTGACCTTGGCTTACTAAATCTTAAACTTATTTCCTCAAACTTTTTATCTAATTCATTTAAGTAGACATTCGCAAGTATCGGCGCACAGATTGACCCTTGCGGACAACCGCTGTAGGTTTTGTTGTACTGCCAATTTTCGATATATCCGGCTTTTAAGAATTGACGTATGATGTTCAAAAATTTACTGTCCTTAATTTTTCTGTCGAGTATTTCAATCAGCTTTTCATGGTCGATATTGTCAAAACAGCCTTTAATGTCACCCTCTATAAACCATGCCACCCCTGTAAAATCAGAGGAAATCTGACGAAGTGCGGTGTGACAGCTTTTCTGCGGTCTGAAACCGTGCGAATGCTTGTGAAAAGTCGGCTCATAAATAGCTTCCAATATCATTCTGACAACTTCTTGCAGTAATTTGTCCCGAAATGAGGGAATGCCCAAAGGACGAAGTTTTCCATTGTGTTTCGGAATATACTCACGTCTTACAGGACTTGCCTTGTACGTTCCCTCTTGCAGTGAACAGATTAGGTCTTTGACGTATTTATCGCTAAATCCGTCGGCGGTATCGTTATCAATACCTTGTGTTGTTGCTCCTTTGTTTGCATAGAGTTTTTGGTAGGCGGCATGGTAAATATCTTCACGAAGCAAATATCTGTAGAGCCTCGTAAATATACCGTCTTTGTATGTTTCTGAACACTTTTCCATACGCTCTAAAATTTCAGATGTTGGTTTCATTGAGGTTTCTCCTCCCTTTCATTCTTACATTTTAGATGTTACTGACTTGTTCCCTTCGCCATGTAAGAGCCATTAACTCTCTCAGACTACTACGGAACTTCCGTTACCATATCAGACGAATGAGTCTGACTTAGGCAATCCCCAGTTAGTGCTGTGTATAGGTATTTGAAGATTGTCGGATATGCTTTCGGTTTGTTGAGACGTGTTCTCACGCCTGTTTCACAACATTTTGATAGTTGCATTGTCATGAAAGATAACAATGCAGTGTTGTGACATGGGTTTCAGGACTTTTACCCATACCTGCAAAAAACAGGAACTTAAACCTCGCAATCGATAAACGCAATCTTATCCTCGTATCTTCTTCTCATCGGGAAACAGTCGCACCTAAAGTCCTTCGGTGACTAATCCCTTCTCCGCCATGCTCTGTTCCCGTCGAGCGTTTCCACTCAATCGGTAAGACGGAATGAGTCGCACACTATCGTATGCGGTAGCACCTACGCTACTTTGCACAGCACCCTATCTGGGCGCACTTCCACATTTTGAGTAATTCCTGTCACAACACCTCCGTACTTTCTGGAACGCTTATACAGCTCGTAGAAAAAATTAGCCGAATATTCATTATTAAACAGCAGATACATTTCATCAATATATATCCATGTGTGTCTGCCCTTTTTCCTGTTCTCAACTATTCTGTTCCAAATAGCATCCAGAGTTATGAGCATACCCATCGGTTTAAGCTGCTTTCCCAGATCCTTAATATCAAAGCATACGATTCTGTTATTGATATCAATGTTGGTTTTCTTTGAAAATACAGAGAGGTTTCCTATTGCATATAACTCAAGAGCAGTAGCCAGACCTTCAGCTTCAGGTTCTCTTTGTTTTTTCAACACCTCATAAAAGTCCTTCAGTGTTGGAGTCGATTCTTTGTCAAATGTCTGCATATATTCCTGATATGTAAGCCCAACACACCTGCCGAGAATAGATTTTTCTTTAGCTGACAGCCCTTCCTTGCCTCCTATAATAGTTTCAAACAAAGATAAAAGGAACTCCGACTTAAGAGAAATGGGATCTTCAGAGTAGTCTATATTCATATCCAACGGGTTAATGTAGTTCCTGCTATCCGAAGATATTTGAATGACTTCTCCTTCAAAGTTTCTCACCAAATTTGTATACTCTCTTTCCGGATCTATTATTATTACATCATCTCCGGCTCTTAAAATAGCATTAATCATTTCCCGCTTTGCGGCAAAAGATTTTCCGCTTCCCGGTGTTCCTAATATAAACCCGTTTTGATTTTTCAATGTTTTGCGATTAAATATAATAAGATTTTTAGATATCGCATTTAAGCCGTAGTACATACCTCCCGGCTGAGTCAATTCCTGACTGGAAAACGGAATAAAAACAGCAGCCGCCTCTGTTGTAAGACACCTGTCCACATACAAATTATTTCGTCCTAAGGGAAGTACCGAATTTAGCCCTTCCTCCTGCTGGTAATTCAATGTCCCAATTTGACATAAATGTTTCCTTGTTGTAGATTTTATTGTTTCTGTTTGCTCATCAAGCTTTTGCTTGTCATCACTCATGAGCAGTATGGCTACATTAGTTAAAAACAATCTTTGATTTTTGTTCATTACATCTTCAAGAAGATCCTCAGCCTCCCTAAGATTATTTTTCAGCTCATAAGGGATAAATGCATCAAGATATCCGTTTTTAACACTTTTTCTTTGATACTCTATTTTGTTGCTCTCCATACCGGTTATTTGCCTCTTAATCATCTTCAAAGCATTTTCCGGTTCTATAGCTCTGACATTTATAGTAGTCATCATATTAAAACTAAAATCTGTCAGCTCTGTAAAAAATTGATCATTTAAAAAGGATGGTAAACTTCTTAAGAATAGTACCCTTGCATATCTGTTCCCCATTAGAAAATAATCCCTCTTAAATTCAAAACTATCCGGAGCAATTTCATTCTTTATTAAGGAACCGCTTTTTAACATGGAAGCGTTGTATGAAAAATTACCTATATTATCAGCCCTGTATATATCATGAAGAACTTCAAGTCTTTTATTTATAGGCTGTATCTTTGCATAACTGCCTATGCTCCTTAAAAGTCCCGATATTTCATTTTCCATACGCGAGAAAATATTTCTTGCCTCCGTAATGTCATTGGCCTTAATACTTATTGTAATATACTTTTCCTTTTCTGTATCATTCCTGCCCTTTTGTACTTGACTTATCAGCATTTCATTATATTCTTTACGAAATACATCAAGGTTGTCCCCTCCTTCCTCAAGAACAACCTTTTTTTCAAATTCATGCCTGTTAATAGATTTATTATTCACCGTAATCTGGAGATTAACGGTTGAATTAAAGAAATTAAGAAACTCGCAATACCTGGCAAAAATATTAACTTGCTCTTCATCTCTTGCAGCATGATAATTTATATCAAGAAATTCAAATGACTTTGAAAACTCTCCCTTAATAGGTTCTATTATCCCGTCATCACAGGCATT
Above is a window of Sedimentibacter sp. MB35-C1 DNA encoding:
- a CDS encoding reverse transcriptase domain-containing protein yields the protein MKPTSEILERMEKCSETYKDGIFTRLYRYLLREDIYHAAYQKLYANKGATTQGIDNDTADGFSDKYVKDLICSLQEGTYKASPVRREYIPKHNGKLRPLGIPSFRDKLLQEVVRMILEAIYEPTFHKHSHGFRPQKSCHTALRQISSDFTGVAWFIEGDIKGCFDNIDHEKLIEILDRKIKDSKFLNIIRQFLKAGYIENWQYNKTYSGCPQGSICAPILANVYLNELDKKFEEISLRFSKPRSAYQTPEYHAVNKEMKRLSYWIDHTTDEIERQELIKQYKEQRESLRNIPCKPADNKKFTFVRYADDWLVGVCGTKQECEELKAEIANFLSTELKLTLSEEKTLITHSSEKVRFLGYNICVRRNQEVKGYRMKNGTWRQSRSLHLKVALTIPHTEKIEKFMFAKGVIRQRENGEFQPIHRAGLLNMSDCEIVEQYNAEARGLCNFYNLAVDYHTLDYFCYLMEYSCLKTIANKHKSSIRKTIRKYKDGKTWSVPYETKTGTKRVKPVKIADCKRGKVDDVIFTRKKFNWKTTIRQRLNAKVCELCGTKNAELYEVHVVRNLNELGNSYWEIAMKQKRRKTLVICSKCHKEIHKH
- a CDS encoding VirB4-like conjugal transfer ATPase, CD1110 family, giving the protein MLLRKSKDGKASKKSNLKTKKKSFSKTAQKTVPIVNACDDGIIEPIKGEFSKSFEFLDINYHAARDEEQVNIFARYCEFLNFFNSTVNLQITVNNKSINRHEFEKKVVLEEGGDNLDVFRKEYNEMLISQVQKGRNDTEKEKYITISIKANDITEARNIFSRMENEISGLLRSIGSYAKIQPINKRLEVLHDIYRADNIGNFSYNASMLKSGSLIKNEIAPDSFEFKRDYFLMGNRYARVLFLRSLPSFLNDQFFTELTDFSFNMMTTINVRAIEPENALKMIKRQITGMESNKIEYQRKSVKNGYLDAFIPYELKNNLREAEDLLEDVMNKNQRLFLTNVAILLMSDDKQKLDEQTETIKSTTRKHLCQIGTLNYQQEEGLNSVLPLGRNNLYVDRCLTTEAAAVFIPFSSQELTQPGGMYYGLNAISKNLIIFNRKTLKNQNGFILGTPGSGKSFAAKREMINAILRAGDDVIIIDPEREYTNLVRNFEGEVIQISSDSRNYINPLDMNIDYSEDPISLKSEFLLSLFETIIGGKEGLSAKEKSILGRCVGLTYQEYMQTFDKESTPTLKDFYEVLKKQREPEAEGLATALELYAIGNLSVFSKKTNIDINNRIVCFDIKDLGKQLKPMGMLITLDAIWNRIVENRKKGRHTWIYIDEMYLLFNNEYSANFFYELYKRSRKYGGVVTGITQNVEVRPDRVLCKVA